TCAAATGAACGGTATACTCGTTGCTGGCATTAGCCTCGCTGATATCCAGTTTATATTTGCCAGGGTATAGCAGGTCGAGCCGGCGCTTGGTGTTTACCAGGCCAATGCCGCTATTGGTATCTAAGCTAATACTATTATCGTTCATTATCGAATTTTTTACTGTCAGGTCGAGCACTTTGTCGCGTTGCCAGATAATTATGTCGACATGGCTGTCCTGTGTTGCGCTTACTCCGTGTTTAAAGGCATTCTCTACGAATGGTAAAAATATCATCGGCGCTATCGGCTCATCTTTAAGATCCGAAGGCGTGTCGATATTTACCTTCACCACATCGGTAAGTCGCAATTGCATCAGGCTTATATAATCTTTTACAAAGGCTATTTCCTGGCTCAGCATGGTATGCCCCGATTGCGTATCGTAAAGCAAGTAGCGCATCATGCGCGATAATTGGTGAATGGCCTTGCCGGCAACATCCGCATCGACAACCGTGAGCGCATAAATGTTATTCAGCGTATTGAAAAAGAAGTGGGGATTGATCTGTGCCTTTAAGAATGATAATTCGGAAGTTACTTTATCCTTTTCCAGTTCTTCGCGTTCCTGTTTGTCCTTCTGCCATTTCTGAATGGTGGTTACGCTGGTGCTGATCCCCAATACAAGGGCTATGATAGCGATGCCGATGGTATCCAGTCCGCCACGGCCGCCTTTGCCGGGTTTCGGCGGGCCATGTTTACCTTCGTTCATCATCTCCCAGCGTTTATGAAAGGCTGTATCCATTAACTGGTGTACATGCAGCGATTTATCGACCTGGGCAGTTACGAAAATGATGACCACGAACAGTAAAGCGATGATCATGAAGTAATAACCCGTAAGATTTTTAAGCAGGAAACGGGGTACCAGTACAATGGAATTGATATAATAAGCCACTACCAGCATGCTCAGTATAATAACCTGCTTTAACCAAAACTGGTATGGTACATCAATATTGGAGAGATAGGGTTGATAGAAGAATAACACCAGCGCAAATACCACCCACACCAATATCTGTATCATTACGCCGATAAGCTTGCTATAAGAACTCTGTCCTTTCATTATCAATTAGTTTAAAGGATTTGCATCGAAATGTAACAAATCCGGTACAATATTACATAGCAACAATTTAGCACGCAATTTAAACCGCCCGGCAGGTATATTTTACCGACAAATAACCTGTCACAATCTTTTAACGGGCAAAGCCGGGCTTTGTCGCCTGCAAACAGTCTTTCATAGGATAAAATCAGCCTCCCGTCTATGATCGGCCGCTTATGGTCTATTGTATTTCCCCCTGTGAAAAGGATGTGGTTTTTTTGTATCATCATAACTAACCGATACCATGAAACTGAAATATCTACTGGCGGCCATACTCTTTATACTAACCGCCAATGTTTACGCACAAAACGGCCGGCAGATCAGCGGCGTTGTTAAAGACTCAACGGGAACGACCCTGCCCGGCGCAAGTGTAAAATTGCTGACCGGCAAGGATAGTGTTACAGTCGCAACCGATGGTAACGGCCGTTTT
Above is a window of Mucilaginibacter ginsenosidivorans DNA encoding:
- a CDS encoding sensor histidine kinase, coding for MKGQSSYSKLIGVMIQILVWVVFALVLFFYQPYLSNIDVPYQFWLKQVIILSMLVVAYYINSIVLVPRFLLKNLTGYYFMIIALLFVVIIFVTAQVDKSLHVHQLMDTAFHKRWEMMNEGKHGPPKPGKGGRGGLDTIGIAIIALVLGISTSVTTIQKWQKDKQEREELEKDKVTSELSFLKAQINPHFFFNTLNNIYALTVVDADVAGKAIHQLSRMMRYLLYDTQSGHTMLSQEIAFVKDYISLMQLRLTDVVKVNIDTPSDLKDEPIAPMIFLPFVENAFKHGVSATQDSHVDIIIWQRDKVLDLTVKNSIMNDNSISLDTNSGIGLVNTKRRLDLLYPGKYKLDISEANASNEYTVHLTIDLS